In 'Nostoc azollae' 0708, the following are encoded in one genomic region:
- a CDS encoding response regulator — protein sequence MEDVDSKTVLYVEDDPPYVLLLKRALQRSKLEKLPKLWVVTTMEDAVRYLLGQIPYEDRFTNPLPSLLLRDLRLPRKSGIQLVQSVQAQLQFQHLPIVILTGTALDEDIVLAYQQGVNFCLVKPADVDSLISIILVLSVYSIPSPTKATI from the coding sequence ATGGAAGATGTTGATTCCAAAACTGTCTTATATGTTGAGGATGACCCTCCCTATGTACTACTTCTCAAACGGGCCCTACAGCGTTCTAAGTTGGAGAAACTGCCCAAATTGTGGGTCGTCACCACAATGGAAGATGCTGTTCGCTATTTACTGGGGCAGATTCCCTATGAAGATCGATTTACTAATCCTCTGCCCAGCCTACTTTTGAGAGATTTAAGGCTACCTAGAAAGTCAGGGATCCAGCTTGTGCAATCGGTACAGGCACAACTCCAATTTCAACATCTACCTATAGTGATCTTGACTGGTACTGCTTTAGATGAAGATATTGTATTGGCTTACCAACAAGGTGTAAATTTTTGCTTGGTGAAGCCAGCGGATGTTGATTCCTTAATCAGCATTATCCTTGTACTGAGTGTATACTCGATTCCATCACCAACTAAGGCGACTATTTGA